The Opitutales bacterium ASA1 genome window below encodes:
- a CDS encoding tryptophan 7-halogenase produces the protein MNSPQTDDPCDVVVVGGALSGAATALQLRRRNPKARITIIEKSPLFTRRVGESTVEISAHFLGRVLGMTEHLNQHHLVKQGMRFWFANDRTQTLFDCSETGPAYNVRFPAYQVDRAVLDEEVLRMAEAEGVRVLRPARVREIELREGGRQRVVWEDDSGATGVLEPRWIVDASGFAALLGRKHGWLKTNQDHPIATCWSRWKGVKNLDSRELAARDAGFARRSKAIRFTATNHVVGEGWWSWWIPLKGGDTSVGIVFDQRITDLPPGGRLGDRLRAFLDQHPVARELLVDATFQEGDVHFRRNCAYACDRVAGDGFVLVGDAAAFMDPFYSPGMDWISFTTFAAATLVDGCLRGRPAAERVARHNERFLVSYQRWFDAVYRDKYYYMGDHELMTLAFRLDLGLYYQGVVKQVFRFGDAGLEIPPFARPGSGTATRLLALYNRRLSAIARTRKARGTWGRHNQGRYYPFMSYQLDNRLLPRVLWAIGCWLGLELREGWRSWFGGPAPARLDRYKQPAQTAGVTSTPAVADSAVRA, from the coding sequence ATGAACTCCCCCCAGACAGACGATCCGTGCGACGTCGTCGTCGTAGGCGGTGCTCTCTCGGGAGCCGCGACCGCCCTGCAGCTCCGCCGCCGCAATCCCAAGGCGCGCATCACCATCATCGAAAAGAGCCCGCTCTTCACCCGCCGCGTGGGCGAGTCGACGGTCGAGATCAGCGCCCACTTCCTCGGCCGCGTGCTCGGCATGACCGAGCACCTCAACCAGCACCACCTCGTCAAACAGGGCATGCGCTTCTGGTTCGCCAACGACCGCACGCAAACCCTCTTCGACTGCAGCGAGACCGGCCCGGCCTACAACGTGCGTTTCCCGGCCTACCAAGTCGACCGGGCGGTGCTCGACGAAGAGGTGCTGCGCATGGCCGAAGCCGAAGGCGTGCGCGTGCTGCGCCCCGCCCGCGTCCGGGAGATCGAACTGCGCGAGGGCGGCCGCCAGCGCGTGGTCTGGGAGGACGACTCCGGCGCGACCGGCGTGCTCGAACCCCGCTGGATCGTCGACGCCTCGGGCTTCGCCGCGCTGCTCGGCCGCAAACACGGCTGGTTGAAGACCAATCAAGACCACCCGATCGCCACCTGCTGGAGCCGCTGGAAAGGCGTGAAAAACCTCGATTCCCGCGAACTCGCCGCGCGCGACGCCGGTTTCGCGCGTCGGAGCAAGGCGATCCGTTTCACCGCCACCAACCACGTCGTCGGCGAAGGCTGGTGGTCGTGGTGGATCCCGCTCAAAGGCGGCGACACGAGCGTCGGGATCGTCTTCGACCAACGCATCACCGACTTGCCGCCCGGCGGCCGGCTCGGCGACCGCCTCCGAGCCTTTCTCGACCAGCACCCGGTCGCCCGCGAGCTCCTCGTGGACGCGACTTTTCAGGAGGGCGACGTCCACTTCCGGCGCAACTGCGCCTACGCCTGCGATCGGGTCGCGGGAGACGGCTTCGTCCTCGTGGGCGACGCCGCCGCGTTCATGGATCCCTTCTACTCGCCGGGCATGGACTGGATCTCGTTCACCACCTTCGCCGCGGCGACGCTCGTCGACGGTTGCCTGCGCGGTCGCCCGGCGGCGGAACGCGTCGCACGGCACAACGAACGCTTCCTCGTCAGCTACCAGCGCTGGTTCGACGCCGTCTATCGCGACAAGTACTACTACATGGGCGACCACGAGCTCATGACCCTCGCCTTCCGGCTCGACCTCGGGCTCTACTACCAAGGCGTAGTCAAACAAGTCTTCCGCTTCGGCGACGCGGGGCTGGAGATACCGCCGTTCGCGCGGCCCGGCTCGGGCACGGCGACTCGCCTGCTCGCCCTCTACAACCGTCGCCTCTCCGCCATCGCCCGCACGCGCAAGGCCCGCGGCACATGGGGTCGACACAACCAAGGTCGCTACTACCCCTTCATGAGTTACCAGCTCGACAACCGGCTCCTCCCGCGCGTGCTCTGGGCGATCGGGTGCTGGCTCGGGCTGGAGCTGCGCGAGGGTTGGCGATCGTGGTTCGGCGGCCCCGCCCCGGCTCGGCTCGACCGCTACAAGCAACCCGCCCAAACGGCGGGCGTGACCTCGACTCCCGCGGTGGCGGACTCCGCCGTGCGCGCCTGA
- a CDS encoding class I SAM-dependent methyltransferase, with protein sequence MPDFEQTDWYRYPDYYDIVYDCDTKQEVDFLEAVLHRHGPRIARGAQAHVLEPACGNGRLMHELAHRGHRVSGFDASEEMVAYAARRGASLPASQKRGYKVVVDRMESFRLRGPFHMAHCLFTTFKYLLTEDHARAHLERTARVLVPGGIYVIGLHLTDYSRKKTDREIWTGERDGVKVVSEVITRPPDPTTRLEWLRNRMRVRRKGVRTVEKLETNWQCRTYDAVQLEATVASVPAFEIVACYDFTHDVDSPRAFDDTQEDLVVVLRRRTARLAPKEAKSPRPTRSRSRAK encoded by the coding sequence ATGCCCGACTTCGAGCAGACCGACTGGTATCGGTATCCGGATTACTACGACATCGTCTACGATTGCGACACGAAGCAGGAGGTCGACTTCCTCGAGGCCGTCTTGCACCGCCATGGTCCGCGTATCGCGCGCGGTGCGCAGGCCCACGTGTTGGAGCCCGCGTGCGGCAACGGTCGCCTCATGCACGAACTCGCGCACCGCGGTCACCGCGTCTCCGGCTTCGACGCGAGCGAGGAGATGGTCGCCTACGCCGCCCGCCGCGGAGCTTCTCTCCCCGCGTCGCAGAAACGTGGATACAAGGTCGTGGTCGATCGCATGGAATCGTTCCGTCTCCGCGGACCGTTCCACATGGCGCATTGTCTGTTCACCACCTTCAAGTACCTCCTCACCGAAGACCACGCCCGCGCCCATCTCGAACGCACCGCGCGCGTCCTCGTGCCGGGAGGCATCTACGTGATCGGCCTGCACCTCACCGACTACTCGCGCAAGAAGACCGACCGCGAGATCTGGACCGGCGAACGCGACGGCGTGAAGGTCGTCTCCGAAGTGATCACGCGACCACCCGACCCGACGACGCGCCTCGAGTGGCTGCGCAACCGCATGCGCGTGCGCCGCAAGGGCGTGCGCACGGTCGAGAAGCTCGAGACCAACTGGCAGTGCCGCACCTACGACGCGGTCCAACTCGAGGCCACCGTCGCCTCGGTGCCGGCGTTCGAGATCGTCGCCTGTTACGACTTCACGCACGACGTCGACAGCCCCCGCGCCTTCGACGACACGCAGGAGGATCTCGTCGTCGTCCTGCGCCGCCGCACCGCCCGCCTCGCGCCGAAAGAGGCGAAAAGCCCGCGACCGACTCGAAGTCGATCGCGGGCGAAGTGA
- the ruvB gene encoding Holliday junction branch migration DNA helicase RuvB — MPEKGVNFITSTLNSPVSPQEAALRPLSFGDFVGQPKTLERLRVMVGAARRRGDVLNHVLLSGPPGLGKTSLAFILGHEMQRNVRVTSGPVIEKAGDLAGLLTNLEQGDILFIDEIHRISKSVEEYLYTAMEDFRIDILIDQGPNARSVRLDIPKFTLVGATTRSGLLTAPLRSRFTLQTRLDYYSSEDLLSIVMRTCRLLGVAVDETGALEIANRARGTPRIANNLVHFVRDYAQERAAGRITKSAASAALELLEIDALGLDELDKRLLRVITEHYKGGPVGISTLAVAIGEEPETLEEVHEPFLIQNGFLQRTPQGRVITEKGIHAIGLRTLGGASSSGQSTLF, encoded by the coding sequence GTGCCGGAGAAAGGCGTCAACTTCATCACCTCCACCCTCAACTCGCCGGTGTCGCCCCAAGAGGCCGCGCTGCGTCCGCTCTCGTTCGGCGACTTCGTGGGTCAACCCAAGACGCTCGAGCGCCTGCGCGTCATGGTCGGAGCCGCCCGCAGACGCGGCGACGTGCTCAACCACGTGCTTCTCAGCGGGCCGCCCGGCCTCGGCAAGACGAGCCTCGCCTTCATCCTCGGCCACGAGATGCAGCGCAACGTCCGCGTCACTTCCGGACCCGTGATCGAAAAGGCGGGCGACCTCGCCGGACTCCTCACCAACCTCGAACAAGGCGACATCCTCTTCATCGACGAGATCCACCGCATCTCGAAGTCCGTCGAAGAATACCTCTACACCGCGATGGAGGACTTCCGGATCGACATCCTCATCGATCAAGGCCCCAACGCCCGCAGCGTCCGCCTCGACATCCCGAAGTTCACCCTCGTCGGCGCCACGACCCGCTCGGGGTTGCTGACGGCCCCGCTGCGCAGCCGCTTCACGCTCCAGACGCGCCTCGACTACTACTCCAGCGAAGACCTGCTCTCGATCGTGATGCGCACGTGCCGCCTCCTCGGAGTCGCCGTCGACGAAACCGGCGCGCTCGAGATCGCCAACCGCGCACGGGGCACGCCGCGCATCGCCAACAACCTCGTGCACTTCGTCCGCGACTACGCCCAGGAACGCGCCGCCGGCCGCATCACCAAGAGCGCCGCCTCCGCCGCGCTCGAGTTGCTCGAGATCGACGCACTCGGTCTCGACGAACTCGACAAACGCCTGCTCCGCGTGATCACCGAACACTACAAGGGCGGCCCCGTCGGCATCTCCACCCTCGCCGTCGCGATCGGCGAAGAACCCGAAACGCTCGAGGAGGTGCACGAGCCGTTCCTCATCCAGAACGGTTTCTTGCAACGCACGCCTCAAGGCCGCGTGATCACCGAGAAGGGCATCCACGCCATCGGCCTGCGCACGCTCGGCGGCGCGTCCTCCTCGGGTCAGTCCACGCTCTTCTGA
- a CDS encoding DegQ family serine endoprotease: protein MNDYRINISRRRPWKGFAVAAVILGGAIFAVAGKPGEEKDKPARGPVEVAVDHAPLPRPEGGEFSFAPVVQRVTPSVVKVVSKQEGREVTMQGRQGTPFDDPMLRRFFGLPEQGEQNRRTFRTPDRSGLGSGVIVSNDGFILTNNHVIADATELTVTLSDGRELKATVVGRDEKTDVAVIKVDAKNLPAVTFADSEEVLVGDRVLAIGNPFGLGQTVTTGIVSATGRSLAMGLDYEDFIQTDAAINPGNSGGALVDMKGRLIGINTAIFSRSGGFQGIGFAIPTQLARQVMDSLVQYGKVTRGFLGVGIQNLDAELSEHFGLGERKGVLIGEVKPDGPGAKAGLESGDVVVAWDGKPVEDVRRFRLAVAGNAPGSKVEATVLRDGKEKTIEIEVGVQPGSEMVAGGPGAATDEGVLNGVGVSDLTPAMRNEFGIPARVQGALITQVEPDSASAEAGLAPGDVILEINRKPVTNAQEAIELTKDFGSGKTLVKLWSRGGMHFVVVDETKKR, encoded by the coding sequence ATGAACGACTATCGCATCAACATCTCACGACGCCGCCCTTGGAAGGGTTTTGCGGTCGCCGCCGTGATCCTCGGGGGCGCGATTTTCGCCGTCGCCGGCAAGCCCGGTGAAGAGAAGGACAAACCGGCGCGCGGCCCAGTCGAAGTCGCCGTCGACCACGCACCGCTGCCGCGGCCCGAGGGCGGAGAGTTCTCCTTTGCGCCGGTGGTCCAGCGTGTGACGCCGAGCGTGGTCAAGGTCGTTTCCAAGCAAGAAGGCCGCGAGGTCACGATGCAGGGCCGGCAAGGCACGCCGTTCGACGATCCCATGCTCCGCCGCTTTTTCGGCCTACCCGAACAGGGCGAGCAGAACCGCCGCACCTTCCGCACGCCGGACCGCTCCGGACTGGGTTCGGGCGTGATCGTCAGCAACGACGGATTCATCCTCACCAACAACCACGTCATTGCCGACGCCACGGAACTCACCGTCACGCTCTCGGACGGACGCGAGTTGAAGGCGACGGTCGTCGGTCGCGACGAGAAGACCGACGTGGCCGTGATCAAGGTGGACGCGAAGAACCTTCCCGCCGTGACGTTCGCGGACAGCGAGGAAGTCCTCGTCGGCGACCGCGTGCTCGCGATCGGCAACCCGTTCGGTCTCGGCCAAACGGTGACGACGGGCATCGTCAGCGCGACCGGGCGCTCGCTCGCGATGGGCTTGGACTACGAGGACTTCATCCAGACCGACGCCGCGATCAATCCGGGCAACTCCGGTGGCGCGCTCGTCGACATGAAGGGTCGACTCATCGGCATCAACACCGCCATCTTCAGCCGCAGCGGCGGCTTTCAAGGCATCGGATTCGCCATCCCGACGCAGCTCGCGCGGCAGGTGATGGACAGCCTCGTCCAATACGGCAAGGTCACGCGCGGCTTCCTCGGAGTCGGTATCCAGAACTTGGATGCGGAGCTTTCCGAACACTTCGGGCTGGGCGAGCGCAAGGGCGTGCTCATCGGCGAGGTGAAACCCGACGGCCCCGGCGCGAAGGCCGGTCTGGAGAGCGGTGATGTGGTCGTCGCTTGGGACGGCAAGCCGGTGGAGGACGTGCGCCGTTTCCGACTCGCGGTAGCGGGCAACGCGCCAGGCTCGAAGGTCGAAGCGACCGTCCTGCGCGACGGCAAGGAGAAGACCATCGAGATCGAGGTGGGCGTGCAGCCCGGCAGCGAGATGGTGGCAGGAGGTCCAGGAGCCGCGACCGACGAGGGCGTGCTCAATGGAGTCGGTGTTTCCGATCTGACCCCCGCGATGCGCAACGAGTTCGGTATCCCGGCCCGTGTGCAGGGCGCTCTCATCACGCAGGTCGAACCGGATTCGGCTTCGGCCGAAGCGGGGCTCGCGCCCGGCGACGTCATCCTCGAGATCAACCGTAAGCCGGTGACCAACGCGCAAGAAGCGATCGAGCTCACCAAGGACTTCGGCTCCGGCAAGACGTTGGTCAAACTCTGGAGTCGCGGAGGGATGCACTTCGTCGTGGTCGACGAAACCAAGAAACGTTGA
- a CDS encoding response regulator transcription factor, whose protein sequence is MRSTSGPVSVNLRTVRILVVEDDEKIGTFVANGLKQHGFAVDHALDGEDAAILADTTEFDAAVVDVMLPKLDGLSLVKRLRARRSTLPVLFLSARGTVEDRVRGLQAGGDDYLTKPFAFSELLARVQALIRRSARTPEATTLSAGDITLDLVTRTAKVGEEKVELQPREFTLLAYLLRNAGRPVTKTMILEHVWDYSFDPQTNVVDVLMHRLRAKIDPDRRRIETIRGVGYVLAK, encoded by the coding sequence GTGCGATCGACCTCCGGCCCCGTTTCAGTCAATCTGAGAACCGTGCGCATACTAGTGGTCGAAGACGACGAGAAGATCGGCACGTTCGTGGCCAACGGCCTGAAGCAACACGGCTTCGCGGTCGATCACGCCCTCGACGGCGAAGACGCGGCGATCCTCGCGGACACGACGGAATTCGACGCCGCGGTGGTCGACGTGATGTTGCCCAAGCTCGATGGGCTCAGCCTCGTGAAGCGTCTGCGCGCGCGGCGCAGCACGTTGCCCGTGCTCTTCCTCAGCGCGCGCGGTACGGTCGAGGATCGCGTCCGCGGGCTTCAGGCCGGAGGTGACGACTACCTCACGAAGCCGTTCGCGTTTTCCGAACTGCTCGCACGTGTCCAAGCGCTCATCCGGCGCTCGGCGCGAACGCCCGAGGCGACGACGCTCTCCGCCGGCGACATCACGTTGGATCTCGTCACACGCACGGCGAAGGTGGGGGAAGAGAAGGTGGAGTTGCAGCCGCGGGAATTCACGCTCCTCGCCTACCTGCTGCGCAACGCCGGCCGACCGGTGACCAAGACCATGATCCTCGAGCACGTGTGGGACTACAGTTTCGATCCGCAGACCAACGTCGTCGACGTGCTCATGCACCGACTGCGGGCCAAGATCGATCCCGACCGCCGCCGCATCGAAACGATCCGGGGAGTCGGTTATGTCCTCGCGAAGTGA
- a CDS encoding MMPL family transporter encodes MVAARHRLLARIVLVVCSLVFGWRLATLDFAERISTDVLDLVPEDAHDPEIALVRSLASDRAAGIVLLAIDAPSTSTDLAPAREAVLEVLRGHDVFAEVVDLGADDLREQLGTFVFEHRIRLQLPGRLLHHDASALDAPLDVEAFARDAVAELDRFLQTPEATAFEALIPADPLLLVPKLVDRLPGGAAGAWTGARDDRALIWTQLRGSPLDDAVQRSLFAVVDEAAARLAVVAPDAQLRWTSVARFAAASRTRIQAELAALNTASIVAVLLVTVVLLRRIRDLLHLLPIVIFAMAGAWVTTLLVFDRLPVLVLVVGSLLAGVAIDYGFHLLGRSEAREPLRALLRPLLASAATTLVGFSILFLSGLPVIRAIGVFVASGLFWALAGALLWYLAAGAPFLQTRDLARRALPHGRARHIARTALALAALAAVSGLWRLSWHDDIRELEIPSPELRQEDRDVRARFGEVSGTHAWMALGGDPGAALDDLEAFAVFAAREGARVTSAGFLMPSRMAWEVFRERHAALPTLGDAIRRTLVEADYEVEAFEPFFTALDAVAREPLPAYDDLVRDAAARLPGPVASALHFGAATNWVLATADRAFDPADMPPYFHVVPVDQLATLNDVFARYREATAFISVWGGAAAVVVVLLVVGLRRGARVVLLPLLSCAVTLGVFGLAGVTLNLFHVLALMLGACLGLDYAIFAADHARRGLPPPPSIRLSALTTSASFGVLAFSAIPVVAALGATVTISVLTTLAVLELLAPIATAARQEARP; translated from the coding sequence ATGGTCGCCGCCCGCCATCGCCTTCTCGCGCGCATCGTTCTCGTCGTCTGTTCGCTCGTCTTCGGCTGGAGGCTGGCGACGCTCGACTTCGCGGAGCGGATCTCGACGGACGTGCTGGATCTCGTACCGGAGGATGCGCACGACCCCGAGATCGCCCTCGTGCGTTCACTCGCCTCCGATCGCGCCGCAGGCATCGTGCTCCTCGCGATCGATGCGCCGTCGACGTCGACCGATCTCGCACCCGCGCGCGAGGCCGTGCTCGAAGTCCTGCGTGGTCACGACGTCTTCGCCGAAGTGGTCGACCTCGGCGCGGACGACCTGCGCGAACAGCTCGGCACCTTCGTATTCGAGCACCGGATACGCCTCCAGCTTCCCGGTCGACTGCTCCACCACGACGCGTCCGCTCTCGACGCGCCGCTCGACGTCGAGGCGTTCGCCCGCGACGCCGTCGCCGAGCTCGATCGGTTCCTGCAAACGCCCGAGGCGACCGCGTTCGAGGCGTTGATCCCGGCGGACCCGCTGCTGCTCGTGCCGAAGCTCGTCGATCGCCTGCCCGGCGGTGCGGCCGGCGCGTGGACCGGGGCGCGAGACGACCGCGCGCTGATCTGGACGCAGCTCCGCGGTTCGCCGCTCGACGACGCCGTGCAGCGCAGCCTCTTCGCCGTCGTCGACGAGGCCGCCGCGCGACTCGCCGTCGTCGCCCCCGATGCCCAACTGCGCTGGACGTCCGTCGCCCGCTTCGCCGCCGCCAGCCGCACGCGCATCCAAGCCGAACTCGCCGCGCTCAACACCGCCTCGATCGTCGCCGTGCTCCTCGTCACGGTCGTACTGCTGCGACGGATACGCGACCTGCTCCACCTGTTGCCGATCGTGATCTTCGCGATGGCGGGCGCGTGGGTCACGACGCTCCTGGTCTTCGACCGCCTGCCCGTGCTCGTGCTCGTGGTCGGCTCGCTCCTCGCGGGCGTGGCGATCGACTACGGTTTCCACCTGCTCGGTCGGTCGGAAGCACGCGAGCCGTTGCGCGCGCTCCTGCGGCCGTTGCTCGCCAGCGCGGCGACCACGTTGGTGGGCTTCAGTATTCTCTTCCTCTCCGGTCTGCCGGTCATCCGCGCCATCGGCGTGTTCGTCGCCTCGGGACTGTTCTGGGCCCTCGCCGGTGCGTTGCTCTGGTATCTCGCCGCGGGCGCTCCGTTTCTCCAGACGCGCGACCTCGCGCGGCGCGCGCTTCCCCATGGCCGCGCGCGACACATCGCAAGGACGGCCCTCGCACTCGCCGCGCTCGCGGCCGTATCCGGACTTTGGAGACTTAGCTGGCACGACGACATCCGCGAGCTGGAGATCCCCTCGCCCGAACTGCGGCAGGAGGATCGCGACGTCCGCGCCCGCTTCGGCGAAGTGTCGGGGACGCACGCATGGATGGCGCTCGGGGGCGACCCCGGGGCCGCGCTGGACGATCTGGAGGCGTTCGCCGTCTTCGCCGCGCGCGAGGGCGCGAGAGTCACCTCCGCCGGCTTCCTCATGCCGTCGCGCATGGCATGGGAAGTCTTTCGGGAACGCCATGCCGCGCTCCCCACCCTCGGCGACGCGATACGGCGCACGCTCGTGGAAGCGGACTACGAGGTGGAAGCGTTCGAGCCCTTCTTCACCGCACTCGACGCCGTCGCGCGCGAGCCATTGCCGGCCTACGATGATCTCGTCCGCGACGCCGCGGCGCGCCTGCCCGGCCCGGTCGCGAGCGCGCTGCACTTCGGTGCGGCCACCAACTGGGTCTTGGCCACCGCGGACCGGGCATTCGATCCCGCGGACATGCCTCCGTATTTCCACGTGGTCCCGGTCGACCAACTCGCGACGCTCAACGACGTCTTCGCCCGCTACCGCGAGGCGACCGCCTTCATCAGCGTGTGGGGCGGCGCGGCGGCCGTCGTGGTCGTGTTGCTCGTCGTCGGTCTCCGGCGTGGTGCGCGCGTGGTCTTGCTGCCGTTGCTTTCGTGCGCGGTGACGCTCGGCGTCTTCGGGTTGGCCGGCGTGACGCTCAACCTCTTTCACGTCCTCGCCTTGATGCTCGGCGCATGCCTCGGTCTCGACTACGCCATCTTCGCGGCCGACCACGCAAGGCGCGGCCTGCCTCCGCCGCCTTCGATCCGGCTCTCCGCGCTGACCACTTCGGCTTCGTTCGGCGTGCTCGCCTTCAGTGCGATCCCGGTCGTCGCCGCTCTCGGCGCGACGGTGACGATCAGCGTACTGACGACGCTGGCAGTGCTCGAACTTCTTGCACCGATCGCAACCGCGGCCCGGCAGGAAGCTCGACCGTGA
- a CDS encoding lysophospholipid acyltransferase family protein, with translation MKRIYHCVAYWVSWALFGIGGLVVNLAFLPLYLLPESEGRARFVRTTLSTLFRIYIRILDTLDTMRLVWTGFDGPLPPRTIYVANHPGLLDAPILISRLRDAVCVFKPKLLRNPATGPVAVLAGYASGGGGIDAVRDSAARVAAGRSLVIFPEGTRTAPDAVLQPIQAGFALIAARAQAPVQLIVFRATKGMTTRGQPWWKVPAAMPTRMQITLDRRWEHDPQRPAARLALEVEQRLREVLSTPSPFADR, from the coding sequence ATGAAACGCATCTACCACTGCGTCGCCTACTGGGTGAGTTGGGCGTTGTTCGGAATCGGCGGACTCGTGGTCAACCTCGCCTTCCTTCCCCTCTATCTCCTGCCCGAGAGCGAAGGTCGCGCGCGCTTCGTCCGGACGACCCTCAGCACACTCTTCCGCATCTACATCCGCATCCTCGACACGCTCGACACGATGCGTCTGGTCTGGACCGGCTTCGATGGCCCCTTGCCACCGCGCACGATCTACGTGGCCAACCACCCGGGCCTGCTCGACGCCCCCATCCTCATCTCGCGCCTTCGGGATGCGGTCTGCGTGTTCAAACCCAAGCTCCTGCGCAACCCCGCCACCGGCCCCGTCGCCGTGCTCGCCGGCTACGCCTCCGGCGGCGGCGGCATCGATGCCGTGCGCGACTCCGCCGCGCGCGTCGCCGCCGGCCGCTCGCTCGTGATCTTTCCCGAAGGTACGCGGACCGCCCCCGACGCCGTGCTGCAACCCATCCAGGCTGGTTTCGCGCTCATCGCCGCACGCGCGCAGGCACCGGTACAGTTGATCGTGTTTCGCGCCACCAAAGGCATGACGACCCGCGGACAACCCTGGTGGAAAGTTCCCGCCGCAATGCCCACGCGCATGCAAATCACCCTCGACCGTCGATGGGAACACGACCCGCAACGCCCGGCCGCCCGACTCGCGCTCGAGGTCGAGCAACGACTGCGCGAAGTCTTGTCCACGCCCTCGCCTTTCGCCGATCGCTGA
- the fabB_2 gene encoding beta-ketoacyl-ACP synthase I codes for MSFPGATSGRRVVVTGLGFITPIGTDRASVSAHLREGRHGLEPIAFWGNHEIPIKVAGTVKGFTVDSIHWRDWQWPSQFEIPRETLRGLAPHGVYAFCAVSQALAHAGLSTDQIAGDAGTGLYCASAGSAMMLHQNLALMHAANGLRGNPLGVVSSIAGTLNFNLAAHFRIRGAACGFASACASSSHALGYACDALRLGRLDRAIVVGAEDLNGETLVPFSAMRALSPQADPRAASRPFDAARDGFVGAGGAVAMIVETAEAADARGARPLAEIAGWGEAADGYSVATSHPEGVGLQLAMRRALAEADVAPEAVDWVCAHATSTPVGDKAEALALRALFGTRSGRPLVSSTKALTGHPLSLAGVMEAAFCVLGIDEGFVPGNPHLVVPDIACEGLELPRASVATAPRVVLNNSSGFGGSNVCHVLRAAG; via the coding sequence GTGAGTTTCCCCGGCGCAACGTCCGGCCGACGGGTCGTCGTCACCGGACTGGGCTTCATCACCCCCATCGGCACGGACCGCGCCTCGGTCTCCGCCCACCTCCGCGAAGGTCGCCACGGCCTGGAGCCGATCGCCTTCTGGGGCAACCACGAGATCCCGATCAAGGTCGCGGGCACGGTGAAGGGCTTCACCGTGGACTCGATCCACTGGCGCGACTGGCAGTGGCCGTCCCAGTTCGAGATCCCTCGGGAAACCCTCCGCGGCCTCGCCCCCCACGGGGTTTACGCCTTTTGCGCCGTCTCGCAGGCGCTCGCCCATGCGGGGCTCTCCACCGACCAGATCGCCGGTGACGCCGGCACTGGTCTCTACTGCGCATCGGCCGGCTCGGCCATGATGCTGCACCAGAACCTCGCCCTCATGCACGCGGCCAACGGCCTGCGGGGCAATCCGCTGGGCGTGGTCTCCTCGATCGCCGGCACGCTCAATTTCAACCTCGCCGCCCACTTCCGCATCCGCGGCGCGGCGTGCGGCTTCGCGTCGGCGTGCGCCTCGTCGAGCCATGCCCTCGGCTACGCGTGCGACGCCTTGCGCCTCGGCCGGCTCGACCGCGCGATCGTGGTCGGCGCCGAGGACCTCAACGGCGAGACGCTCGTGCCTTTCTCGGCCATGCGCGCCCTCTCGCCGCAGGCCGACCCGCGTGCGGCCTCACGCCCGTTCGACGCCGCGCGCGACGGCTTCGTCGGTGCCGGCGGCGCGGTCGCGATGATCGTCGAAACCGCCGAAGCCGCCGACGCCCGCGGCGCGCGCCCGCTCGCCGAGATCGCCGGCTGGGGCGAAGCCGCCGACGGCTACTCCGTGGCCACGTCCCATCCCGAAGGCGTCGGCCTGCAACTCGCCATGCGGCGCGCCCTCGCCGAAGCCGACGTCGCACCGGAGGCGGTGGATTGGGTATGCGCCCACGCCACGTCCACGCCGGTCGGCGACAAGGCCGAAGCCCTCGCCCTGCGCGCGCTCTTCGGCACGCGATCCGGCCGACCCTTGGTGAGCAGCACGAAGGCACTCACCGGCCATCCCCTCTCGCTCGCGGGAGTGATGGAGGCCGCGTTCTGCGTGCTCGGGATCGACGAAGGCTTCGTGCCCGGCAACCCTCACCTCGTCGTGCCCGACATCGCGTGCGAAGGCCTGGAGTTGCCACGTGCATCGGTCGCGACCGCACCTCGCGTGGTGCTCAACAACAGCAGCGGCTTCGGCGGCAGCAACGTCTGCCACGTGCTCCGCGCCGCGGGTTGA